One Nostoc sp. UHCC 0870 DNA segment encodes these proteins:
- a CDS encoding competence protein CoiA family protein yields MFAIGKEILYSIAKTDSGELVKAVDAEKNENYLCLVCDQTLILHKGTKKRPHFTHKSLSSNCKPETALHYGFKVLLHQSIQAHINRKQPLEIRWKCKYCSGGSHSGNLLKKATQVELEYDLGICRPDIALLDSSGKIIACIEVIVTHAPSRTTLEYYKQNRIALVSYVLKSDQDIYRLNNPILQPDAVDLCLNPKCPECGMHMPKKYMLIINGKCWKCNSPMKVAALRGDAGYEGDFSASDIQLANQHGAFLAKRYSKTAGEEYVVNTCRKCQAIIGSHYLFTDYVAFSEYSREKLEAGYYCPHC; encoded by the coding sequence TAGTAAAAGCTGTCGATGCTGAGAAGAATGAGAATTATTTGTGCTTGGTTTGTGACCAGACCTTAATTCTCCATAAGGGAACAAAGAAGCGTCCTCACTTTACACACAAGTCACTAAGTTCCAATTGCAAACCAGAAACAGCTTTGCACTATGGTTTTAAAGTTTTATTGCATCAATCAATTCAAGCTCATATTAATCGCAAGCAGCCTTTAGAAATTCGATGGAAGTGCAAATACTGTAGCGGTGGTAGCCATAGTGGGAATCTATTAAAAAAAGCCACTCAGGTAGAACTTGAATATGATTTAGGTATTTGTAGGCCAGATATTGCTTTACTAGATTCTTCGGGCAAGATAATTGCCTGCATTGAAGTAATTGTCACCCATGCCCCCAGCCGCACAACACTGGAATATTACAAGCAGAATCGAATTGCGCTCGTTTCTTACGTTCTAAAATCAGACCAAGACATTTACCGCCTAAACAATCCCATTTTGCAGCCGGATGCTGTAGATTTGTGCCTCAATCCCAAATGCCCCGAATGCGGTATGCACATGCCCAAAAAATATATGCTCATCATTAACGGCAAGTGTTGGAAGTGTAATTCGCCAATGAAAGTTGCGGCTTTGAGGGGCGATGCAGGATACGAAGGTGATTTTTCTGCATCTGACATTCAACTAGCTAACCAGCATGGTGCGTTTCTCGCTAAACGCTACAGCAAAACGGCAGGAGAAGAATATGTAGTTAATACCTGTCGTAAGTGCCAAGCAATTATCGGCAGTCATTACTTATTTACCGACTATGTTGCCTTCAGTGAATATAGTCGAGAAAAGCTAGAGGCGGGGTATTATTGCCCACACTGTTAA
- a CDS encoding ParA family protein: MALLVGVISQKGGVSKSTIARLIAREYAAAGWDVKIADLDISQGTSTDWKQRRELNGIQPEIAVEQFRTVAQALKHADVYDLMVMDGPPHSMQGTLEIARASDLLVLPTGLSLDDLKPSVLLAHELVKSKIGVEKIVFVLCRVGDRENEIEEARSYIHKAGYATVAGSIPEKTAYRQASDNGRAVSEVSFPTLRQRAEEVVQGIIDLLNEE; the protein is encoded by the coding sequence ATGGCCTTATTGGTGGGTGTAATTTCGCAAAAGGGCGGAGTCTCGAAAAGTACAATAGCTCGGCTCATTGCTCGTGAATATGCAGCTGCTGGTTGGGATGTAAAAATTGCCGACCTAGATATTTCACAGGGTACAAGTACCGATTGGAAACAGCGTCGGGAACTAAATGGTATCCAGCCGGAGATAGCAGTGGAACAATTCCGCACTGTAGCTCAAGCTTTGAAACACGCCGATGTTTACGACCTTATGGTTATGGATGGGCCACCCCACTCCATGCAAGGGACATTAGAGATTGCCCGTGCAAGTGACTTACTTGTGTTACCCACTGGGCTATCGCTGGATGACCTCAAGCCATCGGTACTGTTGGCGCATGAGTTGGTGAAGTCCAAAATAGGTGTCGAAAAGATTGTTTTTGTTTTATGTCGCGTTGGCGATCGCGAGAATGAAATTGAAGAAGCACGTTCGTATATTCATAAAGCTGGTTATGCCACAGTAGCAGGTTCAATTCCTGAGAAGACAGCTTACCGACAGGCTTCTGATAATGGTCGTGCTGTCTCTGAGGTAAGCTTTCCCACTCTCAGGCAACGGGCAGAAGAAGTCGTGCAAGGCATCATTGATTTATTAAACGAGGAATAA